The proteins below are encoded in one region of uncultured Desulfovibrio sp.:
- a CDS encoding tRNA (adenine-N1)-methyltransferase — protein MIPYGSLVVYVTPKGKRYIKRLEEGNDWHSNDGVLTAAQVHAVDFGSEVLTSLDVPIRVLEATLMDRLQGLKRQTQVIYAKDIAYIALRLGAGPGRTIIEAGCGSGGMTCGLSWFCGPTGRVESHEAREEFAKLARRNLDWAGLGDNVTIHHRDVADGFCVSNADALFLDVRTPWEYLDQALAAVRPGGMFGFLLPTVEQVSKLLLGIEQRSFAEVEVCEILIRRWKPIADRLRPEDRMTAHTGFLVFCRHQERSEAFESFVPLGTRQRKQEAARQARLAEAGADPYAAGK, from the coding sequence ATGATTCCCTACGGCTCCCTGGTTGTCTATGTCACCCCCAAGGGCAAGCGCTACATCAAACGACTGGAAGAAGGCAACGACTGGCACAGCAATGACGGCGTGCTCACAGCCGCGCAGGTGCATGCCGTGGACTTCGGCAGCGAAGTGCTCACCAGCCTGGATGTGCCCATCCGCGTACTGGAAGCGACCCTGATGGATCGCCTTCAGGGCCTCAAGCGCCAGACACAGGTCATCTACGCCAAGGACATTGCCTATATTGCCCTTCGCCTCGGCGCCGGCCCCGGCCGCACCATCATCGAGGCCGGCTGCGGTTCCGGCGGCATGACCTGTGGTCTTTCCTGGTTCTGCGGCCCCACGGGCCGTGTGGAAAGCCATGAAGCCCGCGAGGAATTTGCCAAGCTCGCCCGCCGCAATCTGGACTGGGCCGGCCTGGGCGACAATGTGACCATCCACCACCGCGACGTTGCCGACGGCTTCTGCGTCAGCAATGCCGACGCCCTCTTTCTGGATGTGCGCACGCCCTGGGAATACCTGGACCAGGCCCTTGCCGCCGTGCGCCCCGGCGGCATGTTCGGCTTTCTGCTGCCCACGGTGGAGCAGGTGAGCAAGCTGCTGCTGGGCATCGAGCAGCGCTCCTTTGCCGAAGTGGAAGTCTGCGAAATTCTCATCCGCCGCTGGAAGCCCATTGCCGACCGCCTGCGCCCTGAAGACCGCATGACAGCGCACACGGGCTTTCTGGTCTTCTGCCGGCATCAGGAACGCAGCGAAGCCTTTGAATCCTTTGTGCCGCTGGGCACCCGCCAGCGCAAGCAGGAAGCGGCCCGGCAGGCCCGTCTGGCCGAAGCCGGCGCAGACCCCTATGCCGCTGGCAAGTAG
- a CDS encoding multidrug efflux SMR transporter → MNPWLTLICAGLMEMGWPVGFKLAQQPSWRWPGILFSVVSMALSGYLLFLAQRHIPLGTAYVVWTGMGAVGTVLIGAVFFGDPLHLGRILGVSLVLAGVIILKLSA, encoded by the coding sequence ATGAATCCGTGGCTCACCCTCATCTGTGCCGGCCTCATGGAAATGGGCTGGCCCGTGGGCTTCAAGCTGGCCCAGCAGCCTTCCTGGCGCTGGCCGGGCATCCTCTTTTCCGTGGTCAGCATGGCGCTCAGCGGCTATCTGCTCTTTCTGGCCCAGCGGCATATTCCCCTGGGAACGGCCTATGTGGTCTGGACAGGCATGGGCGCTGTGGGCACGGTTCTCATCGGGGCGGTCTTCTTTGGGGACCCCCTCCATTTGGGCCGCATTCTGGGCGTAAGCCTGGTGCTTGCGGGGGTCATCATCCTCAAACTTTCCGCCTGA
- a CDS encoding YkgJ family cysteine cluster protein, with protein MPECHRCGECCRRGGPTLMQEDAPLLREGWLPLDAVVCLRAGEWARHDGGGSQTTASVPGKDNVAPLSVEMLKLAGAGDSLHPWRCRYLDSADGVSVCAVHAHRPLQCRTLFCRDTAPLEQLMERGNFLHREQLFALLAEREPRAALWAQLARAHEEACSAVEYFRCCAETSDTARARRAEMERYDRAFRELCVERQALAPDLLPLVLGRPLAALPRP; from the coding sequence ATGCCTGAGTGCCATCGCTGCGGTGAATGCTGCCGCCGGGGCGGCCCCACCCTCATGCAGGAGGACGCACCGCTGCTGCGGGAAGGCTGGCTGCCGCTGGACGCCGTGGTCTGCCTGCGGGCAGGCGAATGGGCGCGCCATGACGGCGGCGGCAGCCAGACGACGGCCTCTGTGCCCGGCAAGGACAATGTGGCCCCCCTGTCCGTGGAAATGCTCAAGCTGGCTGGCGCCGGCGACAGCCTGCATCCCTGGCGCTGCCGCTATCTGGACAGCGCAGACGGCGTGAGCGTGTGCGCCGTACATGCCCATCGCCCCCTGCAATGCCGTACCCTGTTCTGCCGGGATACGGCACCGCTGGAGCAGCTCATGGAGCGGGGGAATTTCCTGCATCGGGAACAGCTTTTTGCCCTGCTGGCGGAACGTGAACCACGGGCCGCCCTGTGGGCGCAGCTGGCCCGGGCGCATGAAGAGGCCTGTTCGGCGGTCGAGTATTTTCGCTGCTGCGCCGAGACCTCGGATACGGCCCGTGCCCGTCGGGCGGAAATGGAACGATATGACAGGGCATTCCGGGAACTGTGTGTGGAGCGGCAGGCCCTTGCGCCTGACCTTCTGCCGCTGGTGCTGGGCCGGCCGCTGGCCGCGTTGCCCCGCCCCTGA
- a CDS encoding efflux RND transporter permease subunit encodes MNITALFIRRPVATVLIMLGLLFFGITGYVNLPVNQLPNVDFPTIQVTADLSGADPETMAASVATPLEKEFFTIAGIDSISSVNATGRTRITIQFALDRDIDAAALDVQAAIGLAERRLPTNMTNSPSFRKVNPADWPILYLRVSSPTLPLYELNEYADTLIGQRLSMVKGVAQVVVYGQKKYAVRVQLDPDALASRGLGIDEVSDAIMAANSKLPTGSLDGAQRSQSIKASGQLENARAFRDVVVAYRDGAPVRLRDIGTVVDSVEQDKQLAWSNDGVPSISLAVERQPGANTVEVVDAIRALLPELQRQLPPSVGVEIFYDRSESIRESVAEVKFTLVLTVFLVVLVIFIFLRNLPATIIPSLALPMSVISTFAVMSVMGFSLDNLSLMALTLAVGFVVDDAIVMLENIVRHQEMGKDPVTAAYDGSREIGFTILSMTVSLAAVFIPVLFMGGIVGRLFYEFAVVIITAILFSGVVSLSLTPMLCAYFLRAQRQHRAGYEGLYGKMERAFDLLAQAYARSLDVVLRHRRLTLLASGVLLLLTGWLAVIISKGFLPSEDMSFIGGNTEAEQGISFQGMVQAQHALDALLRDDPDVAMFSSVVGIVGSSQSMSNGTLMIRLKPYDQREGINQVAERLRKKLNASPALRVFLRVPPSINIGGRASKALYQYTLFGPNMAELFDCAQKVEDALRLVPEIQDVNSDLQLRNPELRVNIDRDRAAALGVSASQIELALQSAYGSREISTIYAPSNDYTVFVELLKSFQQSPDALSRLYVRASSGDLIPLSTLARVEAGVGPVSVNHSGQFPAVTISYNLRPGVALSEGLAAVERTALPLLPDSVTAESQGTAQAFQDSLTGMGWLLLLAIVVIYLVLGILYESFIHPLTILSGLPSAGFGALATLWLFNQPLDLYGFVGVIMLLGIVKKNAIMMLDFALEIQRHDPDCTPLQAITQGCHVRFRPIMMTTMAALMGALPIAIGMGAGAEARRPLGLVVVGGLCFSQLVTLYITPVYYYYMEKLSRWLGRHFGGRFHDTGRAGQEDAHA; translated from the coding sequence ATGAACATCACCGCCCTTTTCATCCGGCGTCCCGTGGCCACGGTGCTCATCATGCTGGGGCTGCTCTTTTTCGGCATCACGGGCTATGTGAATCTGCCCGTCAACCAGCTGCCCAACGTGGACTTTCCCACCATTCAGGTGACGGCCGATCTTTCCGGGGCAGACCCGGAGACCATGGCCGCCTCTGTGGCGACGCCGTTGGAAAAGGAATTTTTCACCATTGCGGGCATTGACTCCATCTCGTCGGTCAATGCCACGGGGCGCACGCGCATCACCATCCAGTTTGCCCTGGACAGGGACATTGATGCGGCGGCGCTGGATGTGCAGGCGGCCATCGGCCTGGCGGAACGCCGCCTGCCCACCAATATGACCAATTCGCCCAGTTTTCGTAAGGTCAATCCCGCGGACTGGCCCATTCTCTACCTGCGGGTCAGTTCTCCCACCCTGCCGCTGTACGAACTCAACGAATATGCGGACACGCTCATCGGTCAGCGCCTTTCCATGGTCAAGGGCGTGGCCCAGGTGGTGGTCTACGGACAGAAGAAATACGCCGTGCGCGTGCAGCTGGACCCGGATGCCCTGGCCTCGCGCGGCCTGGGCATTGACGAGGTGAGCGATGCCATCATGGCCGCCAACAGCAAGCTGCCCACGGGTTCGCTGGACGGGGCACAGCGCTCGCAATCCATCAAAGCTTCCGGCCAGCTGGAAAATGCCCGGGCCTTCCGTGATGTGGTGGTAGCCTATCGGGACGGTGCGCCGGTGCGCCTGCGTGACATCGGCACGGTAGTGGACAGTGTGGAGCAGGACAAGCAGCTTGCCTGGAGCAATGACGGCGTGCCCAGCATCTCCCTGGCCGTGGAGCGCCAGCCCGGCGCCAATACGGTAGAGGTGGTGGACGCCATTCGCGCCCTGCTGCCCGAATTGCAGCGCCAGCTGCCGCCCTCCGTGGGTGTGGAAATTTTCTATGACCGTTCCGAATCCATCCGCGAGTCCGTGGCCGAGGTCAAGTTTACCCTGGTGCTCACGGTCTTTCTGGTGGTTCTGGTCATCTTCATCTTTCTGCGCAATCTGCCGGCCACCATCATCCCCAGCCTGGCCCTGCCCATGTCCGTCATTTCCACCTTTGCGGTTATGTCCGTCATGGGCTTCAGCCTGGACAACCTTTCGCTCATGGCCCTGACGCTGGCCGTGGGCTTTGTGGTGGACGATGCCATCGTCATGCTGGAAAATATCGTGCGCCATCAGGAAATGGGCAAGGACCCGGTGACGGCCGCCTATGACGGTTCGCGCGAGATCGGCTTCACCATTCTTTCCATGACCGTTTCCCTGGCAGCGGTCTTCATTCCCGTGCTGTTCATGGGCGGCATTGTGGGGCGCCTGTTCTACGAATTTGCGGTGGTCATCATCACGGCCATCCTGTTTTCCGGGGTGGTTTCCCTGTCGCTCACGCCCATGCTCTGCGCCTACTTTCTGCGGGCACAGCGTCAGCACCGGGCAGGCTATGAGGGCCTTTACGGCAAGATGGAGCGGGCCTTTGACCTGCTGGCCCAGGCCTATGCCCGCTCGCTGGACGTGGTGCTGCGGCACCGCCGGCTGACCCTGCTGGCATCCGGCGTGCTGCTGCTGCTCACGGGCTGGCTGGCCGTGATCATTTCCAAGGGCTTTCTGCCCTCGGAGGACATGAGCTTCATTGGCGGCAATACCGAAGCGGAACAGGGCATTTCCTTTCAGGGCATGGTACAGGCCCAGCATGCCCTGGACGCCCTGCTGCGGGACGACCCGGACGTGGCCATGTTCAGTTCCGTGGTGGGTATTGTGGGCAGCAGCCAGAGCATGAGCAACGGTACGCTCATGATTCGCCTCAAGCCCTATGATCAGCGCGAAGGGATCAACCAGGTGGCCGAGCGCCTGCGGAAAAAGCTCAATGCCTCGCCGGCGTTGCGGGTCTTTCTGCGTGTGCCGCCGTCCATCAATATCGGGGGGCGCGCGTCCAAGGCGTTGTATCAGTATACGCTTTTCGGTCCCAATATGGCGGAGCTGTTTGACTGCGCCCAGAAGGTGGAGGATGCCCTGCGGCTGGTTCCGGAAATTCAGGACGTGAACAGCGACCTGCAACTGCGCAATCCCGAATTGCGGGTGAATATCGATCGTGACCGCGCCGCGGCGCTGGGGGTCAGCGCCAGCCAGATCGAGCTGGCGCTGCAATCGGCCTACGGCTCGCGGGAAATTTCCACCATCTATGCGCCCAGCAATGACTATACGGTCTTTGTGGAGCTGCTCAAATCCTTCCAGCAGTCGCCGGATGCCCTGTCGCGCCTCTATGTCCGCGCCTCGTCGGGCGACCTCATTCCCCTTTCCACCCTGGCGCGGGTGGAAGCCGGCGTGGGGCCGGTCTCGGTGAACCATTCCGGGCAGTTCCCGGCCGTGACCATTTCCTACAATCTGCGTCCGGGCGTGGCCCTGAGCGAGGGCCTGGCCGCCGTGGAACGCACGGCCCTGCCCCTGCTGCCCGATTCCGTGACGGCCGAATCGCAGGGCACGGCGCAGGCCTTTCAGGATTCCCTGACAGGCATGGGCTGGCTGTTGCTGCTGGCCATTGTGGTCATCTATCTGGTGCTGGGCATCCTGTACGAGAGCTTCATCCACCCCCTGACCATTCTGTCCGGCCTGCCGTCCGCCGGTTTCGGCGCTCTGGCCACGCTCTGGCTTTTCAATCAGCCGCTGGATCTCTACGGTTTTGTGGGGGTTATCATGCTGCTGGGCATTGTGAAGAAAAATGCCATCATGATGCTGGACTTTGCCCTGGAAATCCAGCGTCATGACCCTGACTGCACGCCATTGCAGGCCATCACGCAGGGCTGTCACGTGCGTTTCCGTCCCATCATGATGACCACCATGGCCGCGCTCATGGGCGCGCTGCCCATTGCCATCGGCATGGGCGCCGGGGCCGAGGCCCGCCGCCCGCTGGGCCTGGTGGTGGTGGGTGGTCTGTGCTTCTCGCAGCTGGTGACGCTCTACATTACGCCGGTGTACTACTATTACATGGAAAAGCTCTCCCGCTGGCTGGGGCGGCATTTTGGCGGCCGCTTCCATGACACGGGCAGGGCAGGCCAGGAGGATGCGCATGCCTGA